The DNA region GCCAAGATCCTCGCCGCCCTGAACGACAGAACCAACCTCGAGGCTGTCCTCCGACGTATTCGCAAGCGCGGCGCCGACTTTTACTACTTCAACGAGCTCTGGCAGTACTGTGTCCAAATCTACCTCAAGCTGATCAGGCAAACCTTCAACGTCCCCTCCGCCGGCGAGGACGCCTTCAAGACGTTGAATACCGAAGAATTCGACGTCGTAGGCGAGAAAATCACCGAGTGGGCCACCACGCCCGCAGCAGAATCCCACCCTGCCCTCAACGCAATGAAGGAAGCGGTCGAGCTGAAGAAGTTGAACTCCAACCTCATGAAGGCGGGTCCCATCGACGACCTGATCACAGACTGCTACTCAACCATCTACCTCGATGTCAGACCTGAGCTGCCCCGGCCAGCGGAACATAGCACCGAAACCCAACCGGGTGAAGATTCCTctcagcaaccaccaccgtccgCTTCTCaagacggggttggggttggggttccGGCGGCGGAACTCAAAAGCAAGCTCCTCCAGAACCTGGTCgcccaagaagaaaagaccgTTCTCGGCTCGTTGCGGGCGGTGTCGGAGCAGCCTGATCGTTCTGAAAAAGCGTCCGTGGCAGGGGATGCAGCACCGCGAAGCCACAGACTGGGTGTTCGTCGGCCGAACATCCTGCGCAAGGCGGACGATGCCGTGCAGGCTGTTTTGCGGGTTGCTGAGGCGCCAAAGTCGGCGGTTAGCGGTGCCTCCCGCGGCAGAGGTAAAAATGGGCGGACGCCAAGGgagagtgaggatgaggagggcgaggaggagggggaggatgtggagatgaaggatACCGGTGCTGCTGCGGGTGGACATTTGAGGAAGGCGAGTAAGGCGAGTAAGGCGAGTAATAATGCTGGGGGGGCTGTGGGGGTTGGAAGCGAAAGGTCGACTCCTGGGCCCGGGGGTtggaatgatgatgatgacgatgagagTGACTTGAGTGATGTGCCGCCGGATTATGAGGATGATATTCCGGAGAGTCTGCTGTTTCCCAGTTTGGGGAAGGTTGCTAAGGTGGAGagcgagggggaggaggaggaaggggaggaggaggaaggggaaacGGTcatggaaggggaggagacggtcatggaggagggggatcaGACTGCTGAATTGGGGGATGAGAAtatggaggaggacgaggaggaagaagaggaggaggatgaagaagaagagaccCATGCTGAAGATGGACCAGATGAGGAAATGGTGGATACCGAGATGGAAGATGTGGGACCTCGATCTGATcatgaggacgaggtggtggatgaggtggaggagggggagcaggctgatgatgaggatgatgaggatgatgaggatgaagaagatggggaggaggaggaagacgaggacgatgatgaggatgaggcggaagaggctgaggaagaagaggaggaggacgggcATGAGCGGCCAGTGGACATGGCGGaggctggagatggggaggatgatgaagaggctACTGAGGATGAGGGGCCAGAGCAAGATGTCGAGTAGGGCTTTGCTGTTAAGCTCAGTAGCGGGTGCATATGTGTTCTGGGTGGTTAAATTGAGGGTGTCAGTGATTTCGGGTAGCTATTTGAAGCGAAAAGGGTTATGGGGGCATTGCTACTGTTGCGTTGATTTGCATATTTTATGATGAGTCCATCATGACCTATTTCCTAGTGCTGCCTTCTAGTATTTCTAAGAATTTACAGTTACTCTTGCCGCATTTTGTCAGTTCAAGCAATGACATCAAAGCTCACGAGAGCTACCCCTGTATTTGGAGGCGGGGCCAGCCCGCCTGCCGGGAAAGCCCCACCATCCTGCTGGGCAAGGAGCACCCCGCGCGTCAGCTGCAACCCCACCAAACTCACCTGCCTTGTCTGCCTGCCCTGCATCTACTTGGGGTCCTGTCTTGGCCGACGCCTCTAAAGCTTCCTCTTTACAAACACTTTTACTCTCCTCCAAGCATCTTCTTACTTCCACTCTCAAATCCCATAACTCGTCgacatcttctccctctcaaaCCAAACTTTTCCTCCCGTAACGAGCTACCACCTTATCTATTCCAACCAAAACCGAGCCCCTCATCACCAAATCAGGCAAAACAGCAACCATGTCTTCGTCCAAGAGAATCACCAAGGTACTTGcttttccctcccctccctttccctttcctccccaaTAACTGACTAACCTTTTGCCCTTCAGGAGCTAAACGACTgcctcacctccccacccccctccatcaccatcaccctcccctcggAATCCAATATCTCCCTCTGGcacatcaccctcaccgcaCCCCCGGAATCAATCTACTCCGGCGGCAAATTCGGCCTGATTGTGCAATTTCCCCCAGAATACCCCTTCAAAcctcccaccatcaccttcgCAACCCGCATCTaccaccccaacatcaccaacgagACAAACGGCTCCATCTGCCTTTCGTTGCTCAAAACAGACAACTGGAAGCCGTCAACCAAGATTGTCACTGTGCTGGAGGCGATTAGACAACTGCTTGCCGAGCCGCAGCCGGATGACCCATTGGAAACAAGAATCGCGGAGCAGTACAAGAATGAGAGGAAGGAGTtcgagaaggaggcgagggcgTATGTGGGGAGGTATGCCAAGGGGCCGGTGAAGTTTGGCACCGAGGCGGGGGCGGCGACGactgggggggagggacaacagcagcaacaacaggtGTCTTAGTTTGATATTTGGGGTCTTTGGACCGGGGGGGTGCCGCCGAGGTTTCCTCCGAGAACGACGAATGCTCTTTTGGAGCGGCGGCGGGTGGCGTCTTGGTGGGCTGATGTTTGAGGTGCTTGGAGCTGGGGCGTGTTGGGagggtttttggggggtggtgttgctggacctgctgtttggagggggttcgtgtgtggtggtttgggagaggaggatgggggagaaggtAGTTGGGGGAAAAGAGATTGTAATTGTGTGTTTTTTGGTTGGGTTTGACCCATTACAGCGAAGTCTACCAAGACAGTTATTCGGGATATGATACATGTTGAGGGGTTAGTCGGCGGTGAAGACATGGCAGCGGTAGTCATTTTATCAATCAAATACAAGCACTTCAAAGTACTGAGGTCACCATCACAAAACATCATGTATTTGATCTCGAGATGTGAACAAACGCGcttctttgtttttttcgACTCCCCTCTTCCTTCGCATTCACTAACTAGCCAGCCAGTCCCTAACTTACACACACCACAACATGCTGAAGAAGAACGAACAGAAGGAAAATatgaacaagaagaaaagtcTTCACAGAAAATGAAAAGAGATGATGCTATGCTATTTGAACCACCCAAaataaacaaacaaaaaaaagcccAGAATATCCCCCCCCCTGATCACCGTTTGTTTGCCCCCTTTGCCATTTGCCTTCCCCAAATAGGTACAAGAACCCCAGAGAGACCCTCGCCGTTTATAATGCTTTgacccccttccctccagccttcttctctttttccccCGGAGCTGATGATTTTTCGCAAAGTGTGTTTTGACAAAAGAAAGCCTCGGTTGCTGTCACAACGTCCCCGACGTGACAGCACCCGgttgtgatgtgatgtgatgtggtctaaaacaaaagaaattcCTTGCTTCAAAACGtcacccccaccctcctccaagcaGCAGGAGCAAAGCCAGAGATAGGCCGAGGATCACTCTACATCACCTCCGCAGCCCTGACCTGCTCCTTGTTCCCCCCCGACTTATTTCCCCCCACCCTTCCAAAAACGCCCCTCATGCCACCGTCCACCCCCCCAGCTaaatccaaccccctcgtCCCTGTTCCCCCGTTGCTGCTACTCCCACCGCCCAaagcagcagcctcctgctccgccttccacctcctaatcccatccctcctctcctgcctcttctcctcaacatcatcctGGCTCAAATGCCCGATCCCGTTCCGCCTCTTGTAGCACAAATCCATCAGCGCGTTCGCGTCCAGCAGCTTCCGTGGAAACTGCTGCACAACCCCAAACATCTCCATCGGATCCTGCACCGCCTTGATCTCGGGCTCCCCCAGCTTGAAGATCGTCAACGCAACCCTAAACAGCGTCCTGCTCCCCTCGTAGAAAAACACGTCCCAGACTCTAAGGACCGTCTCGATGGGGAGAGTCCCGATGAAACAAGACATGAACCAGGCCGTCATGCAGAGTGTTATGGCAGGGAGCCGATTAGGATCGCTCACGCTCTGCTGGTTGGCCCTGTGTCCGCTTCCGGGGAGGCCTCGTTTgggtttcttctttccccctcctcccccgcccagTCCCATGTCCTCGTCGCCTCCTATTTGCTTCCAGACATTAGGGAGAGAGTCCTTGAGCGCCACCATCAAAACCCCAAGATCAACTTTTGATCCCTCCAGGCTCATCTCGTGCGTGCCCGGAAGATAAACCCTGGTGATGACATTAAGCAACCAAAACGCCTGCTCCTCGGTCTCGACAAACAGCAGCAGTAACCCAGCCAGAAAGTTCAGACTCTGACAGTACCCAATCCGGGGGTTATACAACGCAAACGCGTGCAAGACCCTCCTGAGCGACGTGATGATCTCCGGCTCTGGCGCTGGCTCGACCTCGACCGcatcatctccctcttcaccgccAACCGGACTACTCGGAGGTGGCGGCGCCGGCCTGGGCGGCTTGAACCGGATATTGTCAGGAAACGTCCTGTATAAATCCTTCTCGATGTCGTCCACAATCAACggcttcacctcccccaccaaccccggCATGCTCCCCGGTCCGGTGGGATCCAACGCAGCCCGCCTCAGCAAATCTTCGTACACACCCCGGTGCTTGCTCAGAATCGCCGGCCCGCCCGCGTAGTAAAACCAGGCCGCCCCTCTCCAGTCTGGCGGGATGCCCTTTCGGATGAATCTCTTCGTCTTGGTGCTGCGTGGCGGGAATCGTATAGGTCGGTCCGTCATGAGCGAGTTGTCCTTGAGAAAGGCAATCCACTTCTTGCGTCTCCTGGACAAGTATTCGGTATAACCGGCGTTCCAAGCGTCATACGCCTGGCGGGAAACATTAGGACCCGCCTTTCGGAACCCGTACCGGTCCCGGGCGCCTGGCTCCTCCGGTGGTTCCTGTGGCATTGGTGGCGGAGCGCGAGATGGCGTTGTAGGGCGAGAAGCTGGTATCGGCATCGTGGGTATCGGTAGCTCTGGCTGTACAGGCGACAAGGGCGAAACTggtctctcttcctcccgcTCCACCGCCTGCTGCACTGGgacatcatccccatccaccaactTGGCCGAATCGAGCTTCTCCAGCCC from Podospora pseudopauciseta strain CBS 411.78 chromosome 6, whole genome shotgun sequence includes:
- a CDS encoding hypothetical protein (EggNog:ENOG503P3WQ; COG:O); translation: MSSSKRITKELNDCLTSPPPSITITLPSESNISLWHITLTAPPESIYSGGKFGLIVQFPPEYPFKPPTITFATRIYHPNITNETNGSICLSLLKTDNWKPSTKIVTVLEAIRQLLAEPQPDDPLETRIAEQYKNERKEFEKEARAYVGRYAKGPVKFGTEAGAATTGGEGQQQQQQVS